A DNA window from Bacteroides cellulosilyticus contains the following coding sequences:
- a CDS encoding NAD-dependent epimerase/dehydratase family protein produces MKNILVIGATGQIGSELTLELRKRYGDDHVIAGYIPSAMPKGELKASGPSAIADVTDRQSIEVVARQFKIDTIYNLAALLSVVAESRPAMAWKIGIDGLWNVLEVAREYGCAVFTPSSIGSFGEATPHVKTPQDTIQRPRTMYGVTKVTTELLSDYYYTKYGVDTRAVRFPGIISNVTPPGGGTTDYAVDIFYSAVKGEKFVCPLKPGTYMDMMYMPDALNAAISLMEAAPARLKHRNAFNIAAMSFDPEEICQSIKKHVPDFEMVYEIDPLKQSIADSWPDSLDDSCAREEWDWKPQYDLESMTVDMLEKLRAKLNK; encoded by the coding sequence ATGAAGAATATTTTGGTAATTGGAGCAACCGGACAGATAGGTTCGGAACTCACATTGGAATTGCGTAAACGTTATGGAGATGACCATGTTATAGCCGGATACATTCCGAGTGCTATGCCTAAAGGCGAGTTGAAGGCATCTGGACCTTCTGCTATTGCCGACGTCACCGACCGTCAGTCTATTGAAGTGGTGGCACGCCAATTCAAGATTGATACGATTTATAATCTGGCGGCTTTGCTCTCGGTTGTTGCCGAAAGCCGTCCGGCCATGGCTTGGAAAATTGGTATAGACGGATTATGGAATGTGCTGGAAGTGGCGCGTGAATACGGTTGCGCAGTGTTTACTCCGAGTTCTATCGGTTCGTTTGGAGAAGCTACACCTCATGTGAAGACGCCGCAAGATACGATTCAGCGTCCTCGTACGATGTATGGCGTAACCAAGGTAACTACTGAATTGTTGAGCGATTATTATTATACTAAATATGGAGTGGATACCCGTGCGGTTCGCTTCCCGGGCATCATTTCCAATGTAACTCCTCCGGGAGGGGGAACTACAGACTATGCGGTCGATATTTTTTACTCCGCAGTGAAAGGTGAAAAGTTTGTATGTCCTTTGAAGCCTGGTACTTATATGGATATGATGTATATGCCTGATGCGCTGAATGCGGCTATTTCATTGATGGAAGCAGCACCGGCACGTCTGAAGCATCGGAATGCTTTCAATATTGCTGCCATGAGTTTTGATCCGGAGGAGATCTGCCAGTCCATCAAGAAGCATGTGCCCGACTTTGAAATGGTGTATGAGATTGACCCATTGAAGCAATCCATTGCCGACAGCTGGCCCGACAGCTTGGATGACAGTTGTGCTCGTGAAGAGTGGGATTGGAAACCGCAATATGATTTAGAGTCCATGACGGTGGACATGCTTGAAAAGTTAAGAGCTAAACTAAATAAGTGA
- a CDS encoding ATP-binding protein yields MKYTFLSIYAWLFLFFFVLNSCSDREERRILIVHSYEESYVGYPDFNRLIDKEFRRNGVDADIRIVYLDCEAFQEEPELKYMYHLLDSVSDGWKPEIILVNDDQAAYSLFKCCHPLVTEIPVVFGGVNYPNWELLKEYPNVTGFHDRIDLMKNIRLGAKLFGEDVELFTVLDSTYIDRQIRADIENQLKDEKVTCMVGYSGTPREKRLHYPHKEGYARFSSLSVRIGKKQETANFIWTLSKYSIGMCYLQMKRDYTSVNIGNICASPSLTAINEAFGYNERLLGGYITTFPILAEEEVSAAIRILHGEKPSDIPIRESRKKYVVDWNVMQQRGISKESIPAECTIINIPFREEYPVAWGTGVVLIIILLSTLFVWLFFLYRREQGRKRRALYELESEKETLALAIEGSDTFAWKLENDHFVFEKEFWISQKMSAKSLGFEELLSFMHPDHWDEVKGYWKNISKAGKVVSQVRCDFNEKGYQWWEFRYKTIQLPGGGYKAAGLLLNIQAIKDREQELEEARLLAEKAELKQSFLANMSHEIRTPLNAIVGFSNILALDDDVSPEERLEYIGSINKNSDLLLKLINDILELSRIESGYMSFEYEKCLVSELVDSIYMTHQMLIPEQLEFIKELGAVQVEVTVDKGRLTQVITNFLNNASKFTKTGYIKLGYRYLSESDRVAIYVEDTGRGIELSEQKMIFSRFYKQDEFSQGAGLGLSICQVIVEKLRGKIELWSEPGKGSRFTVVLPGVKATSYK; encoded by the coding sequence ATGAAGTATACATTTCTGTCTATATATGCATGGCTTTTTCTGTTTTTTTTCGTTTTGAACAGCTGTTCGGACCGGGAGGAGCGGCGAATTTTAATCGTGCATTCTTACGAGGAAAGTTATGTCGGCTATCCTGATTTCAACCGCTTGATAGATAAAGAATTCAGAAGAAACGGGGTTGATGCGGATATTCGTATCGTATATCTGGACTGTGAGGCTTTCCAGGAAGAACCGGAGTTGAAGTACATGTATCATCTGCTCGATTCGGTTTCTGATGGTTGGAAACCTGAAATAATTCTGGTGAATGATGATCAGGCTGCCTATTCACTGTTCAAGTGTTGTCATCCTTTGGTGACAGAAATTCCGGTGGTTTTTGGTGGAGTGAACTATCCTAATTGGGAATTATTGAAAGAGTATCCTAATGTGACGGGCTTTCATGACCGGATAGATCTGATGAAGAATATACGCCTGGGAGCAAAGTTATTTGGTGAAGATGTGGAGTTGTTTACAGTGCTTGATTCTACGTATATCGACCGGCAGATACGGGCAGATATAGAAAATCAACTGAAAGATGAAAAAGTGACCTGTATGGTCGGCTATTCGGGAACTCCCCGTGAAAAGAGGCTGCATTATCCCCATAAAGAGGGATATGCCCGTTTTTCCAGTCTGTCGGTACGAATTGGAAAGAAACAGGAAACTGCAAACTTTATCTGGACTTTAAGTAAGTATTCCATAGGAATGTGCTACCTCCAGATGAAACGCGACTATACATCGGTTAATATTGGAAATATATGTGCAAGCCCCAGTCTCACTGCGATTAATGAGGCATTCGGCTATAACGAAAGATTGCTTGGCGGATATATCACGACATTCCCGATTCTGGCCGAAGAGGAAGTGAGTGCTGCCATACGTATTTTGCATGGTGAGAAGCCTTCGGATATCCCCATCAGGGAGAGCCGTAAGAAATATGTGGTAGACTGGAACGTGATGCAGCAACGGGGCATTTCCAAAGAGAGTATTCCGGCGGAATGTACGATTATAAATATTCCTTTCCGGGAAGAATATCCGGTAGCATGGGGAACCGGTGTTGTGTTGATTATCATTCTGCTTTCCACGTTGTTTGTCTGGCTCTTCTTCCTTTATCGCCGCGAACAAGGACGGAAGAGACGTGCCCTTTATGAACTGGAAAGTGAAAAGGAAACATTGGCGTTGGCTATTGAAGGTAGCGACACCTTTGCCTGGAAGCTGGAAAATGACCATTTCGTATTTGAAAAGGAATTCTGGATATCACAGAAAATGAGTGCTAAATCACTTGGTTTTGAGGAACTCTTGTCGTTTATGCATCCCGATCATTGGGATGAGGTGAAAGGGTACTGGAAAAACATTTCTAAGGCAGGCAAAGTGGTTTCTCAGGTGCGTTGTGACTTTAATGAAAAAGGCTATCAGTGGTGGGAGTTTCGTTATAAGACGATACAGCTTCCCGGTGGAGGATATAAAGCTGCCGGTCTGTTGCTGAATATACAGGCGATTAAAGATCGTGAGCAGGAATTGGAAGAAGCAAGACTACTGGCTGAAAAGGCTGAATTAAAGCAGTCTTTCCTGGCAAATATGAGCCATGAGATTCGTACGCCGCTGAATGCAATTGTGGGCTTCTCCAATATATTGGCGCTTGATGATGATGTGAGTCCGGAGGAACGTTTGGAATACATCGGCAGTATTAATAAGAATAGTGATTTGTTGCTGAAACTAATCAATGATATTTTGGAACTTTCGCGCATCGAGTCCGGATATATGTCATTTGAATACGAGAAGTGTTTGGTTTCAGAATTGGTCGATAGTATTTATATGACTCACCAGATGCTGATTCCCGAACAATTGGAATTCATCAAAGAGTTGGGTGCGGTGCAGGTGGAAGTGACGGTTGACAAGGGGCGCTTGACGCAGGTGATCACTAATTTCCTGAATAATGCTTCTAAGTTTACTAAAACCGGATATATCAAGTTGGGATACCGTTATCTTTCTGAATCGGACCGAGTGGCTATCTATGTGGAAGATACCGGAAGAGGCATTGAACTCTCAGAACAGAAAATGATCTTTAGCCGCTTCTATAAACAGGATGAGTTTTCGCAAGGAGCCGGCTTGGGACTTTCCATCTGCCAGGTGATTGTAGAAAAATTGCGGGGCAAAATCGAACTGTGGTCGGAACCGGGGAAAGGAAGCAGGTTTACGGTGGTGCTGCCGGGAGTAAAAGCTACAAGCTACAAGTGA
- a CDS encoding DUF4348 domain-containing protein, producing MRKIGLGFFLLVFLVSCGNKKTKMDPFATITNLVDSAAHKADTVSQAEVDNDPKPIEADESFDDFIYSYASDDALQQQRTKFPLSFYDVDKPSKIEKGEWEHDYLFTQQSYYTLLFDNEDDLELVGDTALTSVQVEWIFLENRMVKKYYFERTKGVWMLEAINLRQMEQGEDEDFVAFYSRFVTDSVYQSRHIREPLQYITIDPDDEFSILETTLDLNQWYAFRPVLPVDKLSNINYGQKNSDNSNTKILKVNGIGNGYTNIFYFRRHRGEWELYKYEDTSI from the coding sequence ATGAGAAAAATAGGATTGGGGTTCTTTCTTCTCGTTTTCTTGGTGTCGTGTGGCAACAAGAAAACGAAGATGGACCCTTTTGCGACAATCACCAATTTGGTGGATTCAGCTGCACACAAGGCTGATACTGTATCACAGGCCGAAGTTGATAATGACCCAAAGCCAATAGAAGCGGATGAATCGTTTGATGATTTTATCTACAGTTACGCTTCAGATGACGCCCTGCAACAGCAGCGGACCAAATTTCCATTGTCTTTTTACGACGTTGATAAGCCTTCTAAAATAGAGAAGGGAGAGTGGGAACATGATTATCTGTTTACTCAGCAGAGTTATTACACATTACTCTTCGACAATGAAGACGATCTGGAGCTGGTGGGGGATACTGCGCTGACTTCCGTGCAGGTGGAATGGATTTTCCTGGAGAACCGCATGGTGAAGAAATACTACTTCGAGCGTACCAAGGGCGTATGGATGCTGGAAGCTATCAATCTCCGTCAAATGGAACAGGGAGAGGATGAAGACTTCGTTGCGTTTTATTCGCGTTTTGTGACCGACAGCGTTTATCAGAGCCGGCATATTCGCGAACCTTTACAGTATATCACAATAGATCCGGATGATGAGTTTTCTATCCTGGAGACTACACTCGACTTGAATCAGTGGTATGCTTTCCGTCCGGTATTGCCTGTGGATAAACTGTCAAATATCAATTACGGACAAAAGAATAGCGATAACTCGAATACGAAAATACTGAAAGTAAACGGGATTGGAAATGGATACACTAATATATTCTATTTCCGCAGGCATCGCGGAGAGTGGGAATTATATAAATATGAAGATACGAGCATTTAG
- the kbl gene encoding glycine C-acetyltransferase, which translates to MYGKMKEHLSNTLAEIKEAGLYKEERLIESAQQAAITVKGKEVLNFCANNYLGLSNHPRLIAAAQKMMDHRGYGMSSVRFICGTQDIHKELEAAISDYFKTEDTILYAACFDANGGVFEPLFSEEDAIISDSLNHASIIDGVRLCKAKRYRYANADMAELEKCLQEAQAQRFRIVVTDGVFSMDGNVAPMDQICDLAEKYDALVMVDESHSAGVVGPTGHGVSELFKTYGRVDIYTGTLGKAFGGAMGGFTTGRKEIIDLLRQRSRPYLFSNSVAPAVIGASIEVFNMLRESNALHDKLVENVNYFREKMTAAGFDIKPTQSAICAVMLYDAKLSQIYAARMQEEGIYVTGFYYPVVPKDQARIRVQISAGHEREHLDKCIDAFIKVGKELGVLSR; encoded by the coding sequence ATGTACGGGAAAATGAAAGAACACCTCAGCAATACGCTTGCTGAAATCAAAGAGGCCGGACTCTACAAAGAAGAGCGCCTGATCGAGAGTGCGCAACAAGCCGCCATCACCGTAAAAGGGAAGGAAGTACTGAATTTCTGCGCTAACAATTACCTAGGTTTGTCCAACCATCCGCGACTGATTGCCGCCGCCCAAAAGATGATGGATCACCGTGGCTACGGCATGTCTTCCGTACGTTTCATCTGCGGAACACAAGACATCCACAAAGAACTGGAAGCTGCTATCTCCGACTATTTCAAAACCGAAGACACCATCCTCTATGCTGCTTGTTTCGATGCCAACGGCGGAGTGTTCGAACCTCTATTCAGCGAGGAAGATGCTATCATCTCCGATTCCCTGAACCACGCCTCCATCATTGACGGTGTACGCCTGTGCAAGGCCAAACGTTACCGCTATGCCAATGCCGACATGGCCGAACTGGAGAAGTGCCTGCAAGAAGCACAGGCCCAGCGTTTCCGCATTGTCGTAACAGACGGTGTATTCTCCATGGACGGCAATGTAGCTCCGATGGATCAGATCTGTGATCTAGCAGAAAAGTATGACGCTCTGGTCATGGTAGACGAATCTCACTCTGCCGGTGTAGTAGGTCCTACAGGTCACGGTGTGAGCGAGCTATTCAAAACTTACGGACGTGTGGATATTTACACCGGCACACTGGGCAAGGCTTTTGGCGGAGCCATGGGCGGATTCACCACCGGACGCAAAGAGATTATCGACCTGCTGCGCCAACGCAGCCGCCCGTATCTGTTCTCCAATTCTGTTGCTCCTGCCGTGATCGGTGCAAGTATCGAAGTCTTCAATATGCTGAGAGAAAGCAATGCCCTGCATGACAAATTAGTAGAAAACGTTAATTACTTCCGCGAGAAAATGACTGCCGCCGGATTTGACATCAAGCCTACACAAAGTGCTATCTGCGCCGTGATGCTGTATGATGCCAAACTTTCGCAGATTTACGCCGCCCGTATGCAAGAAGAAGGCATTTACGTCACCGGATTCTATTATCCCGTGGTTCCGAAAGACCAGGCACGCATCCGTGTACAAATCTCCGCCGGACACGAAAGAGAACATCTGGACAAGTGTATAGATGCATTCATCAAGGTAGGAAAAGAACTTGGAGTATTATCGCGCTAA
- a CDS encoding MBL fold metallo-hydrolase produces the protein MKLRILGSGTSTGVPEIGCKCEVCTSADPRDNRLRASSLLHTDDAVILIDCGPDFREQMLRAASFEKIDGVLITHEHYDHVGGLDDLRPFCCFGEIPIYSDDYTATHLRARMPYCFLEHKYPGVPQIFLQEVEPGKNFFINHTEIIPFQVMHGRLPILGYRIGKRLAYITDMLTMPEESYEQLQDLDVLVVNALRVKPHPTHQSISEALETAKRIGARETYFIHMSHHAGLHVELEKQLPPDVHLTFDGMEIEF, from the coding sequence GTGAAACTAAGAATATTGGGAAGCGGAACATCGACAGGGGTGCCTGAAATAGGCTGTAAGTGCGAAGTTTGCACTTCTGCCGATCCGCGCGATAACCGCTTGCGTGCGTCTTCTTTGTTACATACGGATGATGCGGTGATACTGATTGATTGCGGACCGGATTTCCGGGAACAGATGTTGAGGGCAGCCTCATTTGAAAAAATAGATGGAGTACTGATTACTCATGAGCATTATGACCATGTAGGAGGACTGGATGATCTTCGTCCTTTCTGCTGTTTCGGTGAGATTCCCATATATTCCGATGACTATACGGCAACTCACTTGCGTGCGCGAATGCCCTATTGTTTTTTGGAACATAAATATCCCGGTGTACCTCAGATTTTCTTGCAAGAAGTGGAACCGGGAAAAAACTTTTTTATCAATCATACGGAGATTATTCCTTTTCAGGTGATGCACGGGCGTCTGCCTATTCTGGGGTATCGCATAGGTAAGCGTTTGGCTTATATTACAGATATGCTGACCATGCCTGAAGAGTCCTATGAACAATTGCAAGACTTAGACGTTCTGGTTGTGAATGCCTTGCGTGTCAAGCCGCATCCTACGCATCAGAGTATTTCCGAGGCATTGGAGACGGCGAAGCGCATCGGTGCGCGCGAAACTTATTTTATTCACATGAGTCATCATGCCGGATTGCATGTGGAACTCGAAAAGCAGCTTCCTCCTGATGTGCATCTAACTTTTGATGGAATGGAAATAGAGTTTTAA
- a CDS encoding DUF3352 domain-containing protein, with the protein MKLRLIIRIAMIVSIVLLCTGFGVYSFFRLNEVESQKDFNLYTLVPQSAIAVLETDRMAELVDDINQLSCSKDNHFLYASELFVYLKNYLHTLLEDTPHGLSKQMNKMLISFHEPDTPLNQVLYCSLGSGDYELVESFIRKYCSSSFPSKFFDYRGEEISIYPMPDGRFLSAYFTSDFLAISFQKRLIEQVIDARLSKKSLIDMPSFRLMHAGKNANVEATVYVRIKSVEMGKNTDGIRSQTYLGSWAEFDLKLNENAIYCSGISHGSDTTHTFINALRRQQPVEGFPGERLPLSTFFYDCWAISDMNAMCSFTAKQEYAKATYSDYIKERDEEWMDFLKMYAGDQVISCLFQSKDTVNEIPCAVMSVPVKNVLQAERRLQSLLYTSPKEVDAPPVPQAYPDYHLYPKAKGYRYYILPRNTLLTQLTGITESALYTYVCFYRGHLLMAPDVASLTAYIDAMENEEVLDDIPLYEEGIGSLSPTYSFVMMVDMEKMVEQPETYVRLIPNFFFRQAKFFRHFILSIQFTCVEEVVYPNLVLLYKGNKI; encoded by the coding sequence ATGAAGTTACGCCTTATCATAAGAATTGCCATGATTGTGTCCATAGTGTTGCTATGTACGGGGTTCGGGGTGTATTCATTCTTTAGGTTGAATGAGGTGGAGAGTCAGAAAGATTTTAATCTCTATACTCTAGTGCCTCAAAGCGCAATAGCTGTGCTGGAAACAGACCGTATGGCAGAATTGGTGGATGATATCAACCAGTTGAGTTGCAGCAAAGATAATCACTTCCTTTATGCTTCCGAACTTTTTGTTTATCTGAAAAACTATCTGCATACCTTGCTTGAGGATACTCCGCACGGACTTAGTAAGCAGATGAACAAAATGCTTATCAGTTTTCATGAGCCGGATACACCATTGAACCAAGTGTTGTATTGCAGTCTGGGATCAGGTGATTATGAGCTGGTGGAGTCATTCATCAGGAAATATTGTTCCAGTTCATTCCCTTCTAAATTCTTTGATTACAGAGGTGAGGAGATCAGTATTTATCCTATGCCTGACGGACGTTTCCTTTCAGCGTATTTCACATCGGACTTCCTGGCGATCAGCTTTCAGAAGCGATTGATAGAACAGGTGATTGACGCGCGGCTCTCCAAAAAGTCGTTGATAGACATGCCTTCATTCAGACTGATGCATGCTGGGAAGAATGCGAACGTGGAAGCTACGGTGTATGTGCGCATTAAATCGGTGGAGATGGGTAAAAATACAGATGGTATTCGTTCGCAGACCTATTTGGGAAGTTGGGCGGAATTTGATTTGAAGCTGAATGAGAATGCTATTTATTGTTCGGGGATTAGTCACGGATCGGACACTACACATACTTTTATAAATGCTTTGCGTCGCCAGCAGCCGGTAGAGGGGTTTCCGGGAGAACGGCTTCCACTTTCTACTTTCTTTTATGATTGTTGGGCCATTTCGGATATGAATGCCATGTGCAGCTTTACGGCGAAACAGGAATATGCCAAGGCAACTTATTCCGATTATATTAAAGAAAGAGATGAAGAATGGATGGATTTCTTGAAAATGTATGCAGGAGATCAGGTGATATCCTGTCTCTTCCAGTCGAAAGATACAGTAAATGAGATTCCTTGTGCGGTGATGAGTGTTCCGGTGAAGAATGTGTTGCAGGCTGAACGCCGCTTGCAGTCATTGCTTTATACTTCTCCGAAGGAAGTGGATGCGCCTCCTGTTCCGCAGGCATACCCCGATTATCATCTTTATCCAAAGGCGAAAGGATATCGTTATTATATATTGCCTCGTAATACCTTGCTGACTCAATTGACAGGCATCACAGAGTCCGCCCTTTATACGTATGTGTGTTTTTATCGCGGGCATCTGCTGATGGCACCGGATGTTGCCAGTCTCACGGCTTATATAGATGCCATGGAGAATGAGGAAGTATTGGATGATATTCCGTTGTATGAAGAGGGGATCGGGAGTCTTTCACCCACATATAGTTTTGTAATGATGGTGGATATGGAAAAGATGGTGGAGCAACCGGAAACTTATGTGCGTCTGATACCTAACTTTTTCTTTCGCCAGGCTAAATTCTTCCGGCATTTTATTCTTTCGATACAGTTTACCTGTGTAGAAGAAGTCGTATATCCGAATCTGGTGCTTTTATATAAAGGGAATAAAATATAA
- a CDS encoding DUF3127 domain-containing protein, producing the protein MEFTGKIIAILQPRGGVAKSGNEWKAQEYVIEDHGQYPRKMCFDVFGADKIEQFNIQMGEELTVSFDVDARQWQDRWFNSIRAWKVERVSATAPAGAPGASVPPPAPTAAPEFLAGDAKDDLPF; encoded by the coding sequence ATGGAATTTACAGGAAAAATTATCGCTATACTCCAACCAAGAGGCGGAGTGGCAAAGTCGGGCAATGAGTGGAAAGCACAAGAATACGTGATTGAAGACCACGGCCAATATCCCCGCAAAATGTGTTTCGATGTTTTCGGAGCAGACAAAATAGAACAGTTTAACATCCAGATGGGCGAAGAACTGACCGTATCATTTGATGTGGACGCACGCCAATGGCAGGACCGTTGGTTCAACAGTATCCGCGCATGGAAAGTAGAGCGTGTTAGTGCAACAGCCCCTGCAGGCGCACCGGGCGCATCTGTTCCGCCGCCGGCACCGACTGCCGCACCGGAATTCCTGGCAGGTGATGCGAAAGACGATCTGCCATTCTAA
- the murB gene encoding UDP-N-acetylmuramate dehydrogenase, with protein sequence MMEHEMRKIPNTFGLDVEAAVFLEYSSVEELEKLIAAGYITSPYLHIGGGSNLLFTGDYKGVILHSRIGGIEVIAEDEEKVALRVGAGVVWDDFVAYCVEHGWYGTENLSLIPGEVGASAVQNIGAYGVEVKDLISFVETMNIEGVKHVYRMDECGYSYRNSIFKRPEMKQVFVTYVGFTLSKKEHYMLDYGTIRQELEKYPGVDLKILRQVIISIRESKLPDPKLLGNAGSFFMNPVVSREVFEVLREQYPRMPFYEMGADRIKIPAGWMIDQCGWKGKSLGPAAVHDKQALVLVNRGGATGADIVALSDAVRASVREKFGIDIHPEVNFI encoded by the coding sequence ATGATGGAGCATGAGATGAGAAAAATACCCAATACATTCGGACTTGATGTAGAAGCTGCCGTGTTTTTGGAATACAGCTCAGTAGAAGAATTGGAGAAGTTGATTGCCGCCGGGTACATCACTTCTCCTTATCTGCATATTGGCGGAGGGAGTAATCTGCTGTTTACCGGAGATTATAAAGGGGTGATATTACATTCGCGCATTGGCGGTATTGAAGTAATAGCAGAAGATGAAGAAAAGGTTGCGTTACGTGTAGGTGCCGGTGTGGTGTGGGATGATTTCGTGGCTTATTGTGTGGAGCATGGTTGGTACGGAACTGAAAACCTGTCGCTGATTCCCGGAGAAGTGGGAGCCTCGGCGGTGCAGAATATTGGTGCTTATGGCGTGGAAGTGAAAGACCTGATTTCTTTTGTGGAAACAATGAACATAGAGGGCGTGAAGCATGTTTACCGGATGGATGAATGTGGATATTCATATCGGAACAGTATTTTCAAACGGCCGGAAATGAAACAGGTATTCGTTACGTATGTCGGTTTCACCCTGAGCAAGAAAGAACATTATATGTTGGATTACGGTACTATCCGTCAGGAACTTGAAAAATATCCGGGAGTAGACTTGAAAATATTACGCCAAGTGATTATCAGTATCCGTGAAAGTAAATTGCCTGATCCGAAACTGCTGGGTAATGCCGGAAGTTTCTTTATGAATCCTGTCGTTTCTCGTGAAGTATTTGAGGTCTTACGGGAACAATATCCCCGGATGCCTTTTTATGAGATGGGGGCTGATCGGATAAAAATCCCTGCCGGTTGGATGATAGACCAATGTGGCTGGAAGGGGAAATCGCTGGGACCTGCTGCTGTGCATGATAAGCAGGCGTTGGTGTTGGTAAACCGGGGAGGGGCAACGGGAGCTGATATCGTAGCTCTTTCGGATGCTGTAAGGGCATCGGTGCGTGAGAAGTTCGGCATTGACATACATCCCGAAGTGAATTTTATTTAG